The DNA sequence TATTGCTGAGCAAAGCGCTTGCCGGCTATCTGGAGACTGCCTCAGGTCGCGATCTTGTCTTCGCATTCTTCGTGAACGATGTTCCGACTTCAGCAGAGACCTCCGAACGAGGGGTGACGAATCTCTCGGCGTCTCGTGTGTTGGGGGCCCTTTGCGAAGCGTTTTATGAGGATCAGTCCACAGAACCACAATCGGCAGCCTCGCAGCTTCCTCAGCAACCACGGCAGACCAACCCGTCGGTGGGACCAACGATCAGAAACGCGTCCGGTCGCCCCTCGGATGCAATCGAAGGAATTGGCAGGAATGGCCCGGCACGCTAGGCCAAGCGATGCGCGGCGATCTTGACCGGTTCGTGGATCGTTCTATCATTGGAGGTGGCCAGGAAGTTCGACCGGAAGATTCCGGTTGACATCTTGGTGAGACCGAGACGTGTGATCCCCCCAGGTTCCTGCTCGGGAGTGACAGCCGTCATGGCAATCCACACTCGACAGTGCCTTCGGTGCTCATGATGAGTCCTTTGATGACTCGATTGGCCCTGGCAATTCCCGGTTCTGGCCCCGATCCCGCTGCAGTGGGGATTGCGTTGCTGGCCGCGATGGCTGAACAGGGATTGCGGGTTCAACATTTTCGGTCCTGGGCGTGTCCGATCGGCACCCGGGCGATCGGGGCCCTGACCGGGCTCCCTGGTCGTCATCTGGACGCCTGGTTGATGCCTCCTGAAGTTTGTCGCTCGGTCTTTGCCCGAGGGACCCAATCAGCAGACCTTGCTATCATCGAGGGGACGATTGAGACGATCCCCAGACCGCTAGCCGCGACGTCCAGTTACGAGGAGTCCTGCACCTCAACCTGCGGTCGGCCCGGGGCCTTGATGCCGTTAGCCGAAGCCCTTGACGCTCCGATCGTTGCTGCAATCTCATGTGACTGGCTCAAGCGGTTCCATCTGCCTTTTCTTCCTTCCAGGGTTGAAGCCGTCATTCTCGACGGGTTGTGTGATCGTCGAGAGTTTGCTGACATGCGTCGCATGGTGGAACTGGTCCTGGGTCGACCGGTTCTGGGTGCGTTGCCGGCCCTCGCCGAGGTGCGGGCTGCGCTTCAAGACGCTCCCCGCGATTGCCCCCTCGACCCTTGCGTTGTCGCATCCCTTGTCTCTGGGTTTCGTCAGTTCTCGGACCTCGAAGCACTGAGGGAACTGGCTTGCTCCCGCCCCTTGCCCCCGCTTTTCGACGCGGAAGCCCTGGTTCCGACCGGGCCAAGGTTCAAAGTCGCTTATGCCCACGATGATGCCTTTGGCGACTACTTCCCCGACACGCTGGAAACACTGGAGGCGCTCGGGGCGGAACTTGTGGAGTTTTCCCCGCTCTCCGATGGCGATCTCCCGCCTGGCGTTGATCTGGTCATGATCGGCTGTGGGTTCCCGGATCGCTTTGCCGAGGAACTTTCGGCCAATGCGTGCCTAATCGCCTCGCTTCGGGCGTGGGTCTGTCGCGGCCGGCCGGTCTTCGCCGAAGGGGGGGGATGTGCATACCTGGGCCGGTTGATGCGGCTCGGGGATTGGAATGTGCCCGGAGTCGGAGTCTTCCCGTTCGATGCGGCCCTCTTGCCGAATCCTGAGCCTCCGACCCCGGTTTCCCGTACCTTGATCCGATCGGGTATGCTCGGTGAGGCGGGTACGGTCCTGCGCGGCTATCACTCAAATCGCTGGAAATTGTTGCCCGCCCCCGAACCGGATGATTGCTCAGCGCGCTCCGGGTATCTGACTGCCGAGCACGACGTCTGTTTTCGTCGCAATGCGTTCGGCAGTCTCATTCATCTTCACCTGGCAGCAATGCCCCAGGTTGTCTCCGGCTTCGCGGGCCTCGGACGCCACGGACAGAAGGCTCCTCTGTTTGGCGGTCCATGACCCTTCAATCACTTTTGCCATCAAGACGTGACCATTCCTGATCAATAACCTTGGTGAGGTTCTCACGCTTCACCGTTTGTTTTGCGGACTGAAGCAGTCTTCGCCAGTCTGCAAGTCGATCAGCCTGATCCTTTTTGGGCCGAACTCGTTCCGAGAGGGAGCGGAGTAGGGCAACCGAAGGTTCGGAGCCGACGATCTCGATCCAGATCGACGTGGCTTCGGACCAGTCATCTTCGGCGAGGGCACGCTGGAGGAGCCGAACCCGAGCTGATTCCAGCCAACGCTTTGCGGATGAACCGAGTGAGGCGCTGGGCCATCGTCCAAATTCGGTGCGCAACGCTTCCCACTGATTTCGCTGAGCGAACGAATCGGCAATAAGCATGTCTCGAACGTCTCGAAGCGGACCCTTGAACCGTTGTCGATCGAAAGACAGAAGTTTGCTTATGGCTTCTTCTGGTGCCGGTTCTCCGCGCCGAGATGCGTCCAGCGTGAGCTGAACAACCCATTTGAGCACGGCGAGCGGATCGTCAGGAGAAGTGGGGGCGCTGGGCAGTCCGTAAACTGGCCAATCGGCCAGCCGAGCCCACTGGTCGAGACGAGGGTGAAGGGGGTTCGGGTCGAATCGAAACAGGGGATCGCCCAGATACGCCAGTCGCCAGCAATTCCCGAAGGGAGGCAATTCCTCGGGTAACATCCGAACGGCAGCGCCGAGTGGAAGCCCTCGGAGCATCAGATCGACGAGCAGTTCCGGAGTCCGGAACGATTGTAAATATGGCTCATGCGCGGAACCAAAATAGATGAACGCCCCGTTCGCCAACCATCGACCTGCGATGGTGCTGGAATCCATGGGATTGGCGGCTGAGAAACTGTGAACCTTGTACACGATGGAGGGTTCGGTCAGGGGAACATCCCAGGTCCAGCCCGTCTCGGATTGACCGAGGTTAAACTGGCGGTTCCCGCCAGAGGAATTGATCATTACCAGACTGGAGCGATTTACCGGTTCGAAGGTGGTGTGCCATCCTGTCAGGCCAGTCTGATTCTTGGTCCGTTGCGTGACCGGCATCAACGCCTTCAAGCGATCGGCGACCAGTCCATGCTGATAATCACCAAAAGGGTGTCCATTGGTGTTGTAAATGTTGATAAGGGTCGCTTCGTCCGGCTGCAGGAACAGGCTGCACATGGCCGCATAGACCGAGCGGACCTCATCGCCGAGTAAGCGGCCCGCAAAGGCCCATCGCTCACGCACATGGTTTGGCTGGGCGACATCGAGATGTCGACCGATCAGGTCGTCGAAGGCAGCCGGACCCTTTTCTGCCGTGACCCCTTGGCCCTCGTAGCGGTAAGGGATTCCAAGGGCCAGCGTCAAGAAGTCACAATCGTCTCCAAGACGCTGAAACGCGGGCACCACCTGGGCCACGGTGGATTGAAGGTCTCGAGCGAGCGCTTGAGCCTCTGCGTTGGAGAGGAGCGAATCGAAACGTCCCTTGGCGTCCCAGCGGATCAAAGGTTGAAATCTTCCGGCGGCCAGCGCGGCCGCGCCGGGAAGCGATTGGGAATCGGGATTGGAAATCACGACGCCTGGCGGCGACCGTCGCGGTCTGATCGGTGGTCGGTTACCGGCATTGGCGT is a window from the Tautonia rosea genome containing:
- a CDS encoding cobyrinic acid a,c-diamide synthase, whose amino-acid sequence is MTRLALAIPGSGPDPAAVGIALLAAMAEQGLRVQHFRSWACPIGTRAIGALTGLPGRHLDAWLMPPEVCRSVFARGTQSADLAIIEGTIETIPRPLAATSSYEESCTSTCGRPGALMPLAEALDAPIVAAISCDWLKRFHLPFLPSRVEAVILDGLCDRREFADMRRMVELVLGRPVLGALPALAEVRAALQDAPRDCPLDPCVVASLVSGFRQFSDLEALRELACSRPLPPLFDAEALVPTGPRFKVAYAHDDAFGDYFPDTLETLEALGAELVEFSPLSDGDLPPGVDLVMIGCGFPDRFAEELSANACLIASLRAWVCRGRPVFAEGGGCAYLGRLMRLGDWNVPGVGVFPFDAALLPNPEPPTPVSRTLIRSGMLGEAGTVLRGYHSNRWKLLPAPEPDDCSARSGYLTAEHDVCFRRNAFGSLIHLHLAAMPQVVSGFAGLGRHGQKAPLFGGP